Proteins found in one Acidobacteriota bacterium genomic segment:
- a CDS encoding type II secretion system protein GspG produces MSPLHPTIYRAPGRFGDYELISPGADGQAGGAGDNADIVAGQPFPHGPRLPGRPGSSIGDDG; encoded by the coding sequence ATGTCTCCCTTGCATCCAACTATTTACCGAGCCCCCGGTCGCTTCGGCGACTATGAGCTGATAAGTCCTGGCGCCGATGGCCAAGCCGGAGGAGCGGGCGACAATGCCGACATCGTCGCAGGCCAGCCTTTTCCCCACGGACCCCGCCTCCCAGGTCGTCCAGGTTCCTCAATTGGCGATGATGGATGA